One Cryptococcus neoformans var. neoformans B-3501A chromosome 10, whole genome shotgun sequence DNA window includes the following coding sequences:
- a CDS encoding hypothetical protein (Match to ESTs gb|CF191786.1|CF191786, gb|CF193838.1|CF193838, gb|CF191639.1|CF191639; HMMPfam hit to NDK, Nucleoside diphosphate kinase, score: 290.4, E(): 2.7e-84) — protein sequence MFANSLRQGLRTASRSSARAFSTIPARAPRTNVVGALALGTAVAGYALYETTRSPVMLEGARTIAGEKGTVTERSFVMIKPDGVSRQLVGKIVSRFEERGYKLVAIKSLTPSDALAKEHYADLSARPFYPSLVKYITSGTPVVAMVWEGKDVIRQGRRIVGATNPLDADAGSVRGQYAVSVGRNLIHASDAFESATKEIGLWFAPEELSEYEPIAWPWVMADN from the exons ATGTTTGCCAACTCTCTCAGACAGG GTCTTCGCACCGCTTCTCGCTCCTCTG CCCGCGCATTCTCAACCATCCCCGCTCGTGCGCCCAGGACCAACGTCGTTGGCGCGCTTGCCCTCGGTACTGCCGTCGCTGGTTATGCCCTTTACGAGA CTACCAGGTCCCCTGTCATGCTTGAAGGCGCGAGGACTATTGCCGGTGAGAAGGGGACCGTCACCGAGAGGTCTTTTGTCATG ATCAAGCCGGATGGTGTCTCCAGGCAACTCGTTGGCAAG ATCGTCTCCCGCTTTGAGG AGCGTGGCTACAAGCTCGTCGC TATCAAATCCCTCACCCCCTCTGACGCCCTCGCCAAAGAACATTACGCCGACCTGTCCGCTCGTCCGTTCTACCCCTCGCTCGTCAAGTATATCACCTCTGGTACGCCTGTCGTGGCGATGGTTTGGGAGGGCAAGGATGTCATCCGTCAGGGT CGCCGAATCGTAGGCGCCACCAACCCGCTCGACGCCGATGCCGGCTCGGTCCGCGGCCAGTACGCCGTCTCCGTCGGTCGGAACTTGATCCACGCCTCTGACGCTTTCGAGTCGGCAACCAAGGAGATTGGACTTTGGTTTGCGCCCGAAGAGTTGTCCGAGTATGAGCCCATTGCTTGG CCTTGGGTCATGGCCGACAACTAG